Genomic DNA from Mixophyes fleayi isolate aMixFle1 chromosome 7, aMixFle1.hap1, whole genome shotgun sequence:
acaggtccagttcttactatagtcatctgatacggtgtagatgtcctgctgcaaggaggcagtgaccaacaggagaggttgtcactctctgtagagatccatacgtcccagctggagctggaacgtatggatctctacagagagcgacaacctctcctgttggtcactgcctccttgcagcaggacatctacaccgtatggactgggggacaaggagtagaccaaccaggtagaggagcctgcaccctttctgCTAATGGAACAGCTCTTAGGTTGGAATTTGGCCCTCAACCTTTAAAATAAGGTAGGGCCTGAGCAGTAGTTCCATCGCCTCCATCAGCCCTCTTGTGAAGCATCTGCAGTTGGTGGCAAAACTTCCAGCACTCTGCAGGACCATGTATATTAGCAGGAGCAGAAAGagcagcttgcaggaccagcgcatCAGATGGTAAATGAAGTTATAGAGCAATCTGAAAGAAAAACTCTGTTttagcgatgaacagttgcaatcattttgaaataataataggagcaTAATTCACCTTAGTCCTGCAAagctgctccttttctgctccttttttctcatttttttcgGCTGCAGCTCCCGCTCCTGAAGGAAAATCACAGAAGTGGTGGGATTATGAAAAGtacgacacaagatcagccactgaagttaTTAAAGTCATTAGATGTTTGTAATGGAAGGTTTGTGTAAGATGAGTGATAAATATGTTCTGTAGGTTTCACGGGGATGATTTGAGATGTGAGACCAGAGAAGGTTTACAGACCATCAAGGACACATTAATAAAACCTTTCTTTCTGGTACAAGATGTTTAGTAgtaacaaaagatgacctgtgacagaggtggcaggtacaaatgtcctactgctgacagtaaatatgatgtcactttatataacatagaggaaggggctgatgGCATGGACTCACCACTTTAGCCTTCACCAGCTCTGCAGGAGATGGGGCAGCCTGctccacaggtttcatcctgaaggaccagaaaatattattaaacttatgtcttctattaA
This window encodes:
- the LOC142098561 gene encoding uncharacterized protein LOC142098561, whose amino-acid sequence is MRSNNDQELEEHLATMWKDLGESQAVEAEEVWMKQELERKCDIFEAREELLSSLLSSYMRENDLLKSRVTRLRLLATEQEIINRHLQEWQPQPEAPSLMKPVEQAAPSPAELVKAKVERELQPKKMRKKEQKRSSFAGLRLLYNFIYHLMRWSCKLLFLLLLIYMVLQSAGSFATNCRCFTRGLMEAMELLLRPYLILKVEGQIPT